One genomic window of Acidobacteriota bacterium includes the following:
- the larB gene encoding nickel pincer cofactor biosynthesis protein LarB, whose translation MNSAALRKLFEQVRTRILGPDEAVERLRHFPFEDLGFAKVDHHRALRQGIPEVIFSQGKTPGQVAGIFERLADHGGNVLATRATEEQFEAVARQVAKVEYRPLARAIVLKRDRKRYGKGVIAVVSAGTSDIPVAEEAVVTAEMMGNTVQHIYDVGVAGIHRLLAHRVALSKARVIVVCAGMEGALPSVVGGLVGVPVIAVPTSVGYGAAFEGLAALLGMMNSCASNVSVVNIDNGFGAGYVASLINRK comes from the coding sequence ATTGGGCCCCGATGAGGCCGTCGAACGGCTGCGCCACTTCCCTTTCGAAGACCTCGGATTTGCCAAGGTCGATCATCACCGGGCACTTCGCCAGGGAATACCGGAAGTCATATTCAGCCAGGGAAAGACTCCAGGGCAGGTCGCAGGTATTTTTGAGCGACTGGCAGATCATGGCGGGAATGTTCTCGCCACGCGGGCGACCGAAGAACAGTTTGAGGCAGTCGCCCGCCAAGTGGCGAAAGTGGAGTACCGTCCGCTGGCACGAGCCATCGTTCTCAAGCGCGATCGCAAGCGCTACGGCAAAGGCGTCATTGCCGTAGTTTCGGCGGGGACGAGCGACATTCCCGTCGCCGAAGAAGCGGTCGTCACGGCAGAAATGATGGGGAACACGGTCCAGCATATCTATGACGTCGGTGTGGCCGGTATCCATCGTTTGCTGGCTCATCGCGTGGCCCTATCCAAGGCCCGTGTCATTGTCGTCTGTGCGGGGATGGAAGGTGCTTTGCCGAGCGTGGTCGGCGGACTGGTCGGCGTCCCGGTGATTGCAGTCCCAACCAGCGTGGGTTATGGCGCGGCGTTCGAGGGACTGGCGGCGCTGCTCGGGATGATGAATTCCTGCGCGTCGAATGTCAGTGTTGTGAATATCGATAACGGATTTGGCGCCGGGTACGTCGCATCGCTGATCAATCGAAAATAA
- a CDS encoding MFS transporter — translation MLTSQDPRLAGRPAFGYPDFVSFTLARFFLVVSLEMQSVAVGWQVYQITHRALDLGYVGLAQFLPGFVLFLFGGHAADIYDRRRLLMWCYAGFGLGSFLLLLISWKAPQSVHLIYAVLVLLGSVRSFNWPASRAILPLLVPEEHFANAVAWNSSVFQIATIAGPAIGGIAYALFHGPAAVYAMGVAVSILAWALTLRIKIRPAPRPKEPVSLRTVLAGFRFIWEKKLILGSISLDMFAVLLGGAVALLPVYAHEILHTGPWGLGLLRSAPGVGAAIMAIVVAHRPIRRQAGITMLLCVTAFGLLTIVFGISRSLILSLVALFLLGASDMVSVIIRATLVQIATPDEMRGRVNAVDMLFIGVSNELGEFESGFTAHLFGTVPAVVIGGIGTLVVIGIWAWLFPELRKADQLTVAELMPDERSLT, via the coding sequence ATGTTGACCTCTCAAGACCCTCGTCTCGCTGGACGGCCCGCGTTCGGCTATCCCGATTTTGTTTCGTTCACCCTCGCGCGCTTCTTTCTCGTGGTCTCGCTCGAAATGCAATCGGTGGCGGTGGGATGGCAGGTCTACCAGATCACCCATCGTGCGTTGGACCTGGGATACGTCGGGTTGGCGCAATTCTTGCCCGGATTTGTGCTGTTCCTGTTCGGAGGGCATGCCGCGGATATTTACGATCGCCGCCGCCTGTTGATGTGGTGTTACGCCGGCTTCGGCTTGGGTTCTTTCTTATTGTTGCTGATCAGTTGGAAGGCGCCCCAATCCGTTCACCTGATCTACGCGGTGCTGGTGCTGCTTGGTTCCGTGCGATCGTTCAACTGGCCGGCCAGCAGGGCAATTCTTCCACTGCTTGTTCCCGAAGAGCATTTCGCCAACGCGGTGGCATGGAATTCAAGCGTATTTCAGATCGCAACCATTGCCGGCCCAGCCATCGGCGGCATCGCTTACGCCTTGTTTCATGGACCCGCGGCCGTGTATGCGATGGGAGTTGCTGTTTCGATTCTGGCGTGGGCACTCACGCTGCGAATCAAGATACGTCCAGCGCCGCGTCCGAAAGAGCCGGTCAGTTTGCGGACAGTTCTGGCTGGCTTCCGTTTTATCTGGGAGAAGAAGCTGATACTCGGTTCGATTTCGCTGGACATGTTTGCCGTGCTCTTGGGAGGCGCAGTCGCGCTTCTGCCGGTATACGCGCATGAAATCCTGCACACCGGGCCGTGGGGACTCGGACTATTGCGCAGCGCTCCTGGAGTGGGCGCCGCAATCATGGCCATTGTGGTCGCCCATCGTCCGATTCGACGCCAAGCAGGTATCACGATGCTCTTGTGCGTCACTGCGTTCGGCCTGCTGACCATTGTCTTCGGGATCTCCCGCAGTCTGATCCTGTCGCTGGTGGCGCTGTTTCTCCTCGGAGCGAGCGACATGGTTAGCGTGATCATTCGCGCCACGCTGGTGCAAATTGCCACTCCCGACGAAATGCGCGGACGCGTGAACGCCGTCGACATGCTGTTCATCGGCGTATCCAACGAGCTGGGCGAATTCGAGTCGGGATTTACGGCACATTTGTTCGGAACAGTGCCAGCGGTCGTCATAGGAGGAATCGGAACGCTGGTCGTAATCGGAATTTGGGCGTGGCTCTTCCCGGAATTGCGAAAAGCCGATCAACTCACGGTTGCGGAACTGATGCCGGACGAGCGCAGCTTGACGTGA
- a CDS encoding acyl-CoA dehydrogenase gives MPETLQVALPAPLTTLTDDEILFRDNVRQFAEDKIRPLAKEMDEKAVFDHALLDQFFQLGLMGIEIPEQYGGAGGKFFEAILAVEEFSRVDASSGVIVDVQNTLVANAILRWATEEQKKRYLPKMAVDTLGAYALSEAGSGSDAFALQTKAELRGSNFILNGRKLWITNGKEAGLFILFATVDASKGYKGITAFLIEKDFPGFTVGKKEDKLGIRASSTCELILEDCHVPKENVLGEVGKGYKIAIETLNEGRIGIGAQMLGVARGAWEYAAKYAQERKQFGKPISEFQGIQFQIAQMATDIEAARLMVYNSARMKDAGIDFVKEAAMTKLFTSQVAERVTSLAVEIYGGYGFTKDYPVEKYWRDAKIGKIYEGTSNMQLATIAKLLMSK, from the coding sequence ATGCCGGAAACATTGCAGGTCGCTCTGCCCGCCCCTCTTACTACTCTTACCGATGATGAGATTTTGTTTCGCGACAATGTCCGTCAGTTTGCCGAGGACAAGATTCGCCCGCTCGCCAAAGAGATGGACGAAAAGGCGGTGTTCGATCACGCATTGCTCGATCAGTTTTTCCAACTTGGCCTGATGGGGATTGAGATTCCCGAGCAGTATGGCGGCGCAGGCGGAAAGTTCTTTGAAGCCATTCTCGCCGTGGAAGAATTCTCGCGCGTGGACGCCTCCTCCGGCGTCATCGTCGACGTGCAAAATACGCTGGTTGCAAATGCAATTCTGCGCTGGGCGACGGAAGAGCAGAAGAAACGCTACCTGCCCAAGATGGCCGTCGACACCCTCGGCGCCTATGCACTCAGTGAAGCCGGATCCGGGTCAGACGCTTTCGCGCTCCAAACCAAAGCAGAACTGAGGGGTAGCAACTTCATTCTCAACGGACGCAAGCTCTGGATCACGAATGGCAAAGAGGCTGGACTGTTCATCCTGTTTGCGACCGTCGACGCGTCCAAAGGCTACAAAGGGATCACCGCATTTTTGATTGAGAAGGATTTCCCCGGATTCACGGTTGGCAAGAAGGAAGACAAGCTGGGAATTCGTGCCTCCTCAACTTGCGAATTGATTCTGGAGGATTGCCACGTTCCGAAAGAGAACGTCCTCGGCGAAGTCGGCAAGGGCTACAAGATCGCGATCGAGACTTTGAACGAAGGCCGCATCGGCATCGGCGCACAAATGCTCGGCGTGGCGCGAGGCGCATGGGAGTACGCGGCGAAGTATGCGCAGGAACGGAAACAGTTCGGCAAGCCGATCTCCGAGTTCCAGGGAATCCAGTTTCAGATCGCGCAGATGGCCACCGATATCGAAGCAGCCCGGTTGATGGTGTACAACTCCGCACGCATGAAAGATGCCGGCATCGACTTCGTAAAGGAAGCGGCGATGACAAAGTTGTTTACCTCGCAGGTTGCGGAGCGGGTCACTTCGCTCGCGGTCGAGATCTACGGTGGATACGGCTTCACCAAGGATTATCCAGTGGAAAAATACTGGCGCGACGCGAAGATCGGCAAGATCTACGAAGGCACGTCCAATATGCAATTAGCAACCATCGCTAAGTTGTTAATGAGTAAGTAA
- a CDS encoding RDD family protein — protein sequence MDCPVGGDAVVQAGDSRVEPVAAEQVVATAGDPSLELGGDYWRHEVASRLERYRARRKPRAPRYPSLRLPFDSADSWLPVTGSALAVSATATAPERTQDNDVEHGIPQLVEPILENHPAIVEDPELFTNVIEFPRSASVPVVHLHQLAEPIFERPRIVEAPEVLPPPPALGGILMEPTRAREPERRAAADLALPSASLPRRMLAGLYDALILVGALAGFAGIFAWLNPQRPPLLVIASAAAIVGPIMWAAYEFLFTVYTGSTPGLRMARIRLVRFDGSATSRRVRRWRVLTSYLSAVALGLGYLWSVLDEDGLCWHDRITHTHVS from the coding sequence ATGGACTGTCCCGTAGGCGGCGACGCCGTCGTGCAAGCAGGCGATTCCCGCGTAGAACCCGTTGCGGCCGAGCAGGTCGTAGCCACAGCTGGAGATCCCAGCCTCGAATTGGGTGGCGACTACTGGCGTCACGAAGTCGCGTCCCGACTGGAGCGTTATCGCGCCCGTCGCAAACCGCGTGCGCCTCGCTATCCCTCGCTGCGACTGCCGTTCGACTCGGCGGACAGCTGGCTGCCTGTCACTGGATCGGCGCTTGCCGTCTCGGCCACTGCAACTGCGCCCGAGCGGACGCAAGACAACGACGTCGAGCACGGTATTCCACAACTCGTCGAACCGATTCTTGAAAATCACCCGGCGATTGTGGAAGATCCGGAACTATTCACCAACGTGATCGAGTTTCCGCGGTCTGCTTCTGTTCCCGTTGTGCACCTGCACCAATTAGCCGAACCGATTTTTGAACGGCCTCGCATCGTAGAGGCTCCCGAGGTCCTGCCGCCTCCGCCCGCGTTAGGCGGCATCCTGATGGAACCGACTCGCGCCCGGGAACCGGAACGGCGTGCCGCAGCCGACCTGGCCCTACCCTCTGCGTCTCTGCCCAGGCGCATGCTCGCGGGGTTGTACGACGCTCTCATTCTGGTGGGTGCTCTGGCTGGATTTGCCGGGATATTTGCGTGGTTGAATCCGCAACGGCCGCCGTTACTCGTGATCGCATCGGCAGCTGCGATCGTCGGCCCAATCATGTGGGCGGCTTACGAATTTCTCTTCACGGTCTACACGGGTTCCACTCCCGGCCTCCGCATGGCCCGGATTCGACTAGTCAGGTTCGATGGATCTGCTACGTCGCGCCGAGTCCGCCGATGGCGCGTACTGACCTCTTACCTATCCGCAGTTGCACTTGGATTGGGCTACCTTTGGAGTGTTCTCGACGAAGACGGCCTGTGCTGGCATGACCGGATCACGCACACGCATGTTTCTTGA